The genomic stretch TTTATTATTTGTTCTCGTTACAATGTTGAGTCTGTGGAAACACAGCCATGTCCCTGTGTGCGGGGGTGCTGGGATGACGCCAGATGCAATCTAGCTGTTGTTCCTGGAACAACATTCCTATTAACCAATCACTGCCCTCTGGCGTCATCAACGTGTTCCGAACAACCTACGCCTGAGGCGTTTCAGAATTCTCCAAAATTCCCTGCTTTCCAGAGAGATGACGTATAAAAGGGCCACATGTACTATATTTCATCCCTGTGCTGACCATCCCTCCTCATTCCAACTCACACTGCAGTCATCATAAactgtttattgtgttttactgCCCCAAGTTGATCCCTCATGCTACTTACAACGCCCGTCATAAATCACCAAGACCACACCCATATAATCAGACTACAAGTTTGATTTGCCCTCTGACCTCTCTATCACTGCTGTCCACTGACCTTATGGCCAGCGAGGTTAAGGACACAAGTACAGTATAAGGTGACTGTACCCATCCCAAATTAGCAGTTCCCCACCCAGACCAGAAGGGATAAGTTCCTGAATTGCATGGTCAATTCCCCAGGGTTTTCAGTATTTGGTGTGCGTCAATACCGATGAACGTAAAAACGTTATATGCATGTTACTGTCTGCATGGGAATATATCTGACTGTATGAAGTAAATCTGATTAACAACTGCCCTTCTTAACGGTCCACATGTAGAATACCTAATGTATAGGCCTAGGCGTTTGATTCAAATATAAGCACTGGCAcgcaaatgttatttaattacAGGCTGTCAAGTACATTATTGCCGCCGTTTCCGATATAACGGtagtattgggatggcaggcatGTCATCCATCTTTAAAATATAACAGCACATGCCGGTAGGCCCGCTCTGATGAACCCGCACCCCACGTTTATAAGTGTATTGCAACGCGCATGCGCAGCCCATGGCAAGATGGCAGTGCCCTCTGTATTGTTTTTAGCATAGCCACCTAGCTTACTACAGAGAGTGTTTAGCCTGCTACAGTTAGCATCTAAGTGACTACTGCAGGTTAATGTAGTTATAGCACTGTATAAATGGCTGATAATATTATTGATATGTTCAGATTCACaataaaatgccttttaaatACAGCTACATTGCAGTCAGATAAGCTTTCTTTATTTGTATATGTTACTACACTTGGAAATAATCACCTTGTTTATAAAGTATGTATACACCGCTTCCTTTTTAGCAACCACACCCTGAAACCACACACCTTGAAAACATCACCCTCAAATACAATACCAACCGCAGATTGAGATCatattgttgtgttgtgtatgtcATCAAAATATAAACTGGACGTTGAGACTCTGTATTCTTACCGCTACCCCACCGCGACAGCAAGAGATCCTGAACCTGTGCATTTCGACCCTGAATGAGCACAGCAAATAACCCTACAGTCTTTGATAGATAAGCTCTTGGGTAGCTCCCCATTTCAGTTCATAACACTGAACAAAATctttgatttaaaatggaatttaaaaaatggtgtgCTCTTGTAAAAACGTATAGTAGAGATGTATGCTCTCTAGAGATTGGTGATCTTGGAACTGGGGGAACAAAGCAACAGtaaagaccaggttaaaacatagtatatggctggacctaacacacgtgatccggccgaccaatggtgtaacttcataactcggccgaccaatggtgtaacttcatcactcagtcactcaggcactcagtcacagacattcgcgtttgtagggctggccccactgttgcggtccagccaaaaaacacaaatggctttccaaaaatgaaaacaaggagAGGAATGGATTAAAAAGACTTTATTGTAATGgctataatatttttaaaaagccaacaaGTTTTGGCAACAGCTGGTCTTCATTGGGGCTTAAAAGAAGGAAGTTCAGGTGTGGTCTCACCTCTTTAGACATTGTTACAAATAGGAGGCAAATGCgtgaaaatattttagctgCACTTGTTTCAGTCACTCGTTTTGAGCACTCTTTTTCGTTTATattggtagctagctaactaccaAATGTGACgagaatgttttttcttgatatgtgaaatattttcccattcAAGCGTGTTTAACATCCAGGCGCTCGGAAGGTGCGCGCTTAACCTTTTATCTACGCTTTGGAAAACCTAACGCGGGACAAGGATTGTGGTTTTTAACCATGAAGCAGTTTCATTGTGCAAATGCCGAGCCTAAAATTGTGCAGGCTACAGTCTGCCAGgcacatacctgtgtgtgtgcgagagaatTAAGGCTATACAGGGTTTGCTAACAAAATCACtttacatgaaaaatgaatcCATCTTAATGACGATTTAGGTCGTACCTCAGACAGAGCAAAACCGATATCAGctccaaatgtaaaattcaaagcacggattttaaaaattaaaattaaaaacagctaAGTAGACACGATATTCATTTCAGAGCACGTACTTTCTGGCTGCGAATTCTAAAGATTCTCCGGCGGATCTGCTTCATTCTCAGGCCATAGATGAGGGGGTTTAGGAGCGGTGGAACAATGAGGTACTCCAAGGACATGGCATTGCGGAGAGTGTGGAAACGGCTGGTGGGACCATAGCGAGCGTACATGACGTCAAAAACGAATGCGATTAAGAAACTGGTCAATGCGATTAAATGGGGCAAACAGGTCTGCATGAATTTATTCCATTCTTCCTGCGATCGCACAGAGGCTTTTATTATATTAACATAAGAAATTAAGATAAGCACTgcttgtgaaatgtgaaaaaatacgAGAATGGACCCGTATACGTTGTTGATAGTGGTGTCCACACATGACAGCTTTACCACTGCCCAAGCTGTGCAGTAAATCTTTTCAATTTTGAATCCACAGAGCGGTAATCTGGCTATCAGGATCACTGCAATAGCCGATTCACTCATGGAAAAAAGCCAGGTCAAAAGCAGCAATTTCACAATCTTCTGAGGCGTGATGGTGGAGTGATAATTGAGCGGCTTGCATATCGCGATATACCTGTCATAAGCCATCACTGATAGCGTTGTGAACTCGCAGAATATGTAACTGTATAATACAAAAATTTGGGCCAAGCAAGCTCCATACGGAATAACACTCAATTCAGATAAAAGGTCCACCAATATTTTAGGATAAAATGTAGAGGCACCGCATatcccatttacacacaagttACACAGAAGTATAAGCATGGGCTCATGGAGCGTTTTCTCCAAAATAATTGTCGCAATCAAAGTCAGGTTCActataattgtaaaaatgtaaacgaGATGAGTGACAGcaaagtatgtgtgtttgcttgacATTGTCTCGTTTAATCCTTGTAGAACAAACAGTATTTTAGTTGAATTCTCCATGGTAGTTTTATAGCAGGTGTGAGGTTCCCAGATGTTCTTGTGTTAGCTGTTCCAGTGTTCTCCTGCAccacaaacagaaagaaagagactgggaaCAATGGTCAGACTGCCTGTTCGTAAAGCCTGCACATTTCCTACTCAGAAATAATCCAGCTCTAATATTATTTACTTACAATAGTTGTCATCTGAATTAAACGCAAAGAACTATATGGTTGAAATCCTACTACAGATCTTCAAAATAACATAGAAACCTTCATATATAtcggaaaataataaaaaaataaaatactttgctGACATTTAAGCCAAATGGCTAAAGTCCTCATTTAGTTTATTTCTAACTGCACAAATAAAGTAACACGCAGAAATATTTAATGTCTAAGTTCACCACGTCTGGCTTTATATCTGAATTTTGTTAAGGGCCATTGAGAattaccagccaatcacagactcTCTAAGCGACAggagcaaaaaatgaaaacaggccaCCTTCTCCATGTGCACCAATGTGGGGCCCCATctggatttggggggggggggggcggtagatGGATATGCATTAAGTCTGtcatgaccacacacacaaacacacacacacacaccttatgcAATACTGTCTCTAAGTGGCATGCACAGTGATTAACCATCACTTTATCAAGTACTGAAGTTTGAAGCATGAAACTGTCACATCAGGGGGCCATTATTCCTCCATCATTGGACTCATCACAGTGATTTTAATAACGGCCTCTGGTTGTTCTGAATGGGTAGAAAATGAGGACCGTTGCTGGTCACTCACTCATATCGTAATACGCTTGATAAATTTTATACATTGTTTTCTCAATGAAGCATTCTGGCTAATCTTCACAcccacacatttgtttttcctcataACTCACACTTTACCCATTCAGTGACACATCACATGCATCATTTAAAAGCTAATGTTGTGGGGGTTAAAAATGATAAACTGCACTTCCTGGTATCCTGGTATCCTGAACTCGGTCTCTGCTCATTTACCACCATGGTCTGAAGATGCGTCTCTTCAGACTCTACCTTCCCTTCAGCTAGCTAGTAATATAAACTACAAAAAGTGTGCATTTAAACATGTGACTGAAACAGGTGTAGCTAAAATATTTCCTGCAAatcaaggatttttttttttttttgtatatgaatGTCCAGATTCTTATATTCATGTGATGCATTTGCCACCTGTTGGTCACCTTGTcgatatgcaaaaaaataaaaaatatataaataaaaaagcactatAAGGTGAACATGAAAAGCTAGGAAAATCAATAGATTTGAGTCtgaaacacttttttcatttttgtattattgggatggcaggtatgccatcccgccaagttatgctTTAGCccgggcggcatgccccatacctatacagcacctaCAGAAATACccacactgaccacagactctcagccctttacaacattaaattctgtacctTCTCTCCcccagacagaattcacaaacaactttacacctctgcacaataaagccccaaacctAATGGAATTTTGCgattttcccttctttttcttcttcttctttttcttgcgagattacatcatcacaatgcCGTAAGCCCACAaacaatatgtctccccattggacatttacgtACA from Anguilla anguilla isolate fAngAng1 chromosome 12, fAngAng1.pri, whole genome shotgun sequence encodes the following:
- the LOC118210327 gene encoding olfactory receptor 1-like; the encoded protein is MENSTKILFVLQGLNETMSSKHTYFAVTHLVYIFTIIVNLTLIATIILEKTLHEPMLILLCNLCVNGICGASTFYPKILVDLLSELSVIPYGACLAQIFVLYSYIFCEFTTLSVMAYDRYIAICKPLNYHSTITPQKIVKLLLLTWLFSMSESAIAVILIARLPLCGFKIEKIYCTAWAVVKLSCVDTTINNVYGSILVFFHISQAVLILISYVNIIKASVRSQEEWNKFMQTCLPHLIALTSFLIAFVFDVMYARYGPTSRFHTLRNAMSLEYLIVPPLLNPLIYGLRMKQIRRRIFRIRSQKVRALK